From Halalkalicoccus sp. CG83, one genomic window encodes:
- a CDS encoding aldehyde ferredoxin oxidoreductase family protein has product MSNPPDRLLRVDLTHRTVTTERVPERWLQEYVGGKGLGARYLYDELAPGTDPLGPENALLFMIGPLTGRAPGEPRYAAITKSPLTGAFLDSYSGGEFAGALAGSLGNCLGVMITGRAVEPLALVVEDGEATLEPAGELWGADAEATAETLEGRVACIGPAGEKRVSYATIAADGGDHHAGRGGAGAVMGSKRLKAVVARGDPPEDSSALYETYERQFLDEGTGRWQATSETLESVDFADEVGALATHGWQESRFEGTDGIGIEAARDAATGRERDGPIPGGFEVDTDEGESVPRGAAPMTLGAGLGIDEFDAVATLGARCDRLGIDVISTGSAVAWAIRASTDGLIDREIEFGDGAAAADLVEEIAARSTPLGDALADGVERAVEEFGGEDLIPAVKGMALPSYDPRGASAMALAYATSDRGGCHRRARPIESEALSPDWDDAERVRRVIDEQDRRSVLWSLIVDDFVGEGFADLGAAWLSELGYDHTPETLRRTGERIWTLTRLFNVREGLEREADAVPTPLTEPAVGGPNDGHAIDAGEFEALLDRYYAARGWDERGRPTRETLDRLGLDDLNEGSKR; this is encoded by the coding sequence ATGTCGAACCCGCCGGATCGCCTGCTTCGGGTCGATCTCACCCATCGGACGGTCACCACCGAACGCGTCCCCGAGCGATGGCTCCAGGAGTACGTCGGCGGGAAGGGGCTCGGCGCTCGCTACCTCTACGATGAGCTCGCACCCGGTACCGACCCGCTCGGACCCGAGAACGCCCTGCTGTTCATGATCGGGCCGCTCACCGGACGGGCGCCCGGCGAGCCGCGCTACGCCGCGATAACCAAGTCACCGCTGACGGGTGCCTTCCTCGACTCCTACAGCGGCGGCGAGTTCGCGGGGGCGCTTGCGGGTTCGCTCGGGAACTGCCTCGGAGTGATGATCACCGGGCGAGCCGTAGAGCCCCTCGCGCTCGTCGTCGAGGACGGCGAGGCGACGCTCGAACCCGCCGGCGAACTGTGGGGTGCGGACGCCGAGGCGACCGCGGAGACGCTCGAGGGTCGCGTCGCCTGTATCGGCCCTGCGGGCGAGAAGCGGGTGAGCTACGCGACCATCGCCGCCGACGGCGGCGACCACCACGCCGGCCGGGGAGGCGCGGGCGCGGTGATGGGATCGAAGCGGCTGAAGGCCGTCGTCGCCCGGGGCGACCCGCCCGAGGACTCCTCGGCACTGTACGAGACCTACGAACGGCAGTTCCTGGACGAGGGGACGGGCCGATGGCAGGCGACGAGCGAGACGCTCGAGTCGGTCGACTTCGCCGACGAGGTCGGGGCGCTCGCGACCCACGGCTGGCAGGAGAGCCGGTTCGAGGGAACGGACGGGATCGGCATCGAGGCCGCCCGCGACGCCGCGACGGGGCGGGAGCGAGACGGTCCCATCCCCGGCGGCTTCGAGGTCGACACCGACGAAGGCGAGAGCGTCCCCCGCGGGGCGGCGCCGATGACGCTCGGTGCGGGCCTCGGCATCGACGAGTTCGACGCGGTCGCGACGCTCGGCGCGCGCTGCGACAGGTTAGGAATCGACGTCATCTCGACGGGCAGCGCCGTCGCCTGGGCGATCCGCGCGAGCACCGACGGGCTGATCGACCGCGAGATCGAGTTCGGCGACGGGGCCGCCGCCGCCGATCTGGTGGAGGAGATCGCCGCCCGTTCGACGCCGCTGGGAGACGCGCTCGCCGACGGCGTCGAGCGAGCGGTCGAGGAGTTCGGCGGTGAGGACCTCATCCCCGCGGTGAAGGGGATGGCGCTCCCCTCCTACGACCCGCGGGGAGCGAGCGCGATGGCGCTCGCCTACGCCACGAGCGATCGGGGCGGCTGTCACCGCCGCGCCCGGCCCATCGAGAGCGAGGCGCTCTCGCCTGACTGGGACGACGCCGAGCGCGTCCGGCGCGTGATCGACGAGCAGGACCGCCGCTCGGTGCTCTGGAGCCTGATCGTCGACGACTTCGTCGGCGAGGGGTTCGCCGACCTGGGCGCGGCGTGGCTCTCGGAACTGGGCTACGATCACACCCCCGAGACGCTACGACGGACGGGCGAGCGGATCTGGACGCTCACCCGGCTGTTCAACGTCCGCGAGGGCCTCGAGCGCGAGGCGGACGCGGTGCCGACGCCGCTCACCGAGCCGGCCGTCGGCGGGCCGAACGACGGCCACGCGATCGACGCCGGGGAGTTCGAGGCGCTGCTCGATCGCTACTACGCCGCCCGCGGCTGGGACGAGCGGGGTCGGCCCACGCGTGAGACGCTCGATCGACTGGGGCTGGACGACCTGAACGAGGGTTCGAAACGATGA
- a CDS encoding DUF7124 domain-containing protein yields MTDSIDLDEIETETDEASEGPDPNRGDWFWRGKGEPEDETPTAGTDADSGPAADSTDDGSGSETPTGPGAATPHVPRENRNRPVGMPTDQGGAGGTSARQAAEDERNDGGVPEEASGPHGGGADEMTMAFTYRAAKRLADPGFVFASAAWADWVGLVGEADAHVLNKFQRENGIDADFFNGSGTGPAERLAEITEMSMFFAERMVLVGTAEEEWIAEEAGWEFVPVETAAEKAGWELE; encoded by the coding sequence ATGACCGACAGCATCGACCTCGACGAGATCGAGACCGAGACGGACGAGGCCTCGGAGGGACCCGACCCGAACCGCGGCGACTGGTTCTGGCGCGGTAAGGGGGAGCCGGAGGACGAGACTCCAACGGCCGGGACCGACGCCGATTCGGGGCCGGCCGCCGACTCGACCGACGACGGAAGCGGCTCCGAGACGCCGACCGGCCCCGGAGCGGCGACGCCGCACGTTCCCCGCGAGAACCGGAACAGGCCCGTCGGCATGCCGACCGACCAGGGCGGGGCGGGGGGAACCTCCGCACGGCAGGCGGCCGAGGACGAGCGAAACGACGGGGGCGTCCCCGAGGAGGCCTCGGGTCCCCACGGTGGGGGTGCCGACGAGATGACGATGGCGTTCACCTACCGAGCGGCGAAACGCCTCGCTGATCCGGGGTTCGTCTTCGCGAGCGCGGCGTGGGCCGACTGGGTCGGCCTCGTCGGCGAGGCCGACGCGCACGTCCTCAACAAGTTCCAGCGCGAGAACGGGATCGACGCCGACTTCTTCAACGGCTCGGGCACCGGCCCCGCCGAACGCCTGGCGGAGATCACCGAGATGTCGATGTTCTTCGCCGAACGGATGGTCCTCGTCGGCACGGCCGAGGAGGAGTGGATCGCGGAGGAGGCGGGCTGGGAGTTCGTCCCGGTGGAGACCGCGGCGGAGAAGGCCGGCTGGGAGCTCGAGTAA
- a CDS encoding aspartate/glutamate racemase family protein, which yields MTLGVLGGVGPAATVNFLETLIAITPARRDQDHIETIVYNDPTVPDRTDAIRGEDDVREHLVSNAEALDRMGVEYVVIASNLTHYWFEDVANAVDAEMIHMIRAVCEEIGEREYDRVGLLTTTTARDIGLYERFLDDAEPVYPDEMDTLMEAIYRYKAGHKADARRRVDDTVRDLSAEVDALVLGCTEFSAMEWTEVGPTIDPVEVVAGECVAELYSGETLGD from the coding sequence ATGACGCTCGGCGTCCTGGGCGGCGTCGGTCCCGCCGCGACGGTGAACTTCCTGGAGACGCTGATAGCGATCACGCCGGCGCGCAGGGACCAGGACCACATCGAAACGATCGTCTACAACGATCCGACCGTCCCCGACAGGACGGACGCGATCCGCGGCGAAGACGACGTACGAGAGCATCTGGTCTCGAACGCGGAGGCGTTGGACCGGATGGGCGTCGAGTACGTCGTGATCGCGAGCAACCTCACGCACTACTGGTTCGAGGACGTCGCGAATGCTGTGGATGCGGAGATGATCCACATGATACGGGCGGTGTGTGAGGAGATCGGCGAGCGGGAGTACGATCGCGTCGGACTGCTGACCACGACGACCGCGCGCGATATCGGACTGTACGAACGGTTTCTCGACGACGCCGAACCCGTCTATCCCGACGAGATGGATACCCTGATGGAAGCGATCTATCGGTACAAAGCCGGCCACAAGGCGGATGCACGGCGTCGAGTCGACGACACCGTCCGCGACCTGTCGGCGGAGGTAGATGCCCTCGTGTTGGGGTGTACCGAGTTCTCCGCGATGGAGTGGACGGAGGTCGGTCCGACGATCGACCCCGTCGAGGTCGTCGCGGGCGAATGCGTGGCGGAACTGTACTCGGGGGAAACGCTCGGTGACTGA
- a CDS encoding GNAT family N-acetyltransferase: METSPLRKDEIEPFVDELWLPARREMTTMREYAIADDIRQKGLTHHRSRLSDDDLITYLARRERQFLGYVTAEVRTPTPFFQQVRECHITEIFVRKDARRRGVAAALLDTAEDWGRAKDCEHLDLYVDRENTAAKTLYEEEGYAVERYTMKKRLEGETSDESDNETVR; this comes from the coding sequence ATGGAAACGAGCCCCCTTCGGAAGGACGAGATCGAACCCTTCGTCGACGAGTTGTGGCTCCCCGCTCGGCGTGAAATGACGACGATGCGGGAGTACGCGATCGCGGACGATATCCGCCAGAAAGGACTGACCCACCATCGTTCCCGGCTCTCCGACGACGATCTCATCACGTATCTCGCTCGTCGCGAACGGCAGTTTCTCGGATACGTGACCGCGGAAGTCCGGACTCCGACGCCGTTCTTCCAACAGGTACGGGAGTGCCACATCACCGAGATATTCGTCCGGAAGGACGCCCGTCGGCGAGGGGTCGCGGCAGCACTGCTCGATACGGCCGAGGACTGGGGGCGTGCCAAGGACTGCGAACACCTCGATCTCTACGTCGATCGGGAAAACACGGCCGCGAAAACGCTCTATGAAGAGGAGGGATACGCCGTCGAGCGATACACGATGAAGAAACGATTGGAGGGCGAAACCAGCGACGAATCGGACAACGAGACGGTACGGTGA
- a CDS encoding TorD/DmsD family molecular chaperone, which translates to MDDDAIYAARLELVDFLIEALWNPPTEEFVESLLSGEIRFPTEGIDDDLDAGFERLRAFIDANEGRPIEEVQTELNREYTRIFVGPRPPVTAHESYYREDMDYLGKGKAMVESSYGAAGWKPPESYPEEADYVAVELAFLRRQIERQRTGAEEAFGYERVFLEEHLTRWIDDCAADVVEYADSAFYEAVGHLLSGVVEFEDELAGQMA; encoded by the coding sequence ATGGACGACGACGCGATCTACGCCGCGCGGCTCGAACTGGTCGACTTCCTGATCGAGGCGCTCTGGAACCCGCCGACCGAGGAGTTCGTCGAGTCGCTGCTCTCGGGCGAGATCCGCTTCCCGACGGAGGGAATCGACGACGACCTCGACGCGGGCTTCGAGCGGCTGCGGGCGTTCATCGACGCGAACGAGGGCCGACCGATCGAGGAGGTCCAGACCGAACTCAACCGCGAGTACACCCGGATATTCGTCGGACCACGCCCGCCCGTCACCGCCCACGAGAGCTACTACCGGGAGGACATGGACTACCTCGGGAAGGGGAAGGCGATGGTCGAGTCGAGCTACGGCGCGGCGGGCTGGAAGCCTCCCGAGAGCTACCCCGAGGAGGCCGATTACGTCGCCGTCGAGCTCGCCTTCCTTCGCAGGCAGATCGAACGCCAGCGAACCGGCGCCGAGGAGGCGTTCGGCTACGAACGGGTCTTTCTCGAGGAGCACCTGACCCGCTGGATCGACGACTGCGCCGCGGACGTCGTCGAGTACGCCGACAGCGCGTTCTACGAGGCGGTCGGTCACCTCCTCTCGGGCGTCGTCGAGTTCGAGGACGAACTCGCCGGCCAGATGGCGTGA
- a CDS encoding 4Fe-4S binding protein: MKTGAFVCSCAGTCDIDLEAAREGIEEVDIAASSELLCGDGLPAMEQVIEEYELDELLITCPEPGVQEKLGGVAEEHGLHPEMVSFVDQREGAGWVHSEKEATDKTARLVNARYAGLEEEAISRSISREAGERVAVVGDAEAAATLSGDAEVTLIADGKEFAGTDGLDDVTIERGRVSDVTGEFGEFSVRLEARVTEDCISCMKCVHEGPDGMVTRRPVDIAPEAPDGEWTDVCPTDAIEMDGVTRELEVDQVVYPGAKPKARGGRIGYYTNAGPETVAAVESLLGGIRKPEFLDFEMDVCASGESNQEGCRACYDACPHDAVAKPRPDEVEIDPIACQNCGACTSSCPTGAVSLREPSNERIAREVEALLSTGADQGGWLSRGSSGIETPIVAFVCGERADDALSEYGRRAAAGGGIEYPPILPVGVNCADTVGESHVAHALACGAAGVAILGCGCDCRHSGADPKEELVERLNRATRDLGLGERVGFFAPEADDPEAFADSLAAFEESLDPSPVPEGEHRADGTLLHSDHENPEFYNHGWTLESVRAVLEHADPEREVIRGLKDFGRMEVNDACTLTPTCSNLCPTDAIRRTEWGLEFNHEKCVNCGLCEEGCPESAITMHDGLDLSLLPENRSETDTENADGDPAWVQTFEGEMLECARCGDPFTSERSAAKIEEEVGDLVAGLAPNAEESVFNYCPDCRAFLVYDRGN, translated from the coding sequence ATGAAAACCGGCGCGTTCGTCTGCTCGTGTGCTGGCACCTGCGACATCGACCTCGAGGCCGCCCGCGAGGGGATCGAGGAGGTCGACATCGCCGCCAGTTCCGAGCTGTTGTGTGGGGACGGGCTTCCGGCGATGGAGCAGGTGATCGAGGAGTACGAGCTCGACGAGCTCCTGATCACCTGTCCCGAACCCGGCGTCCAGGAGAAGCTGGGGGGCGTCGCGGAGGAACACGGCCTCCATCCCGAGATGGTCTCCTTCGTCGACCAGCGAGAGGGGGCGGGCTGGGTCCATTCCGAGAAGGAGGCGACCGACAAGACGGCGCGGCTGGTCAACGCGCGCTACGCCGGCCTCGAGGAGGAAGCGATCAGCCGCTCGATCTCTCGAGAGGCCGGCGAGCGCGTCGCGGTCGTCGGCGACGCCGAGGCGGCCGCGACCCTCTCGGGGGACGCCGAGGTGACGCTGATCGCCGACGGAAAGGAGTTCGCCGGCACCGACGGTCTCGACGACGTGACGATCGAGCGCGGCCGGGTATCCGACGTCACGGGGGAGTTCGGCGAGTTCTCCGTCCGGCTTGAAGCACGCGTCACCGAGGACTGCATCTCCTGTATGAAGTGCGTCCACGAGGGTCCCGACGGAATGGTCACCCGGCGGCCGGTCGACATCGCACCCGAGGCGCCCGACGGCGAGTGGACCGACGTCTGTCCGACCGACGCCATCGAGATGGACGGCGTCACCCGGGAGCTCGAGGTCGATCAGGTGGTCTACCCCGGCGCGAAGCCGAAGGCCCGCGGTGGACGGATCGGCTACTACACCAACGCGGGCCCGGAGACGGTGGCCGCCGTCGAGAGCCTGTTGGGCGGGATCCGGAAGCCCGAGTTCCTCGACTTCGAGATGGACGTCTGCGCTTCGGGGGAATCGAACCAGGAGGGCTGTCGGGCCTGCTACGACGCCTGCCCCCACGACGCGGTCGCGAAGCCCCGTCCCGACGAGGTCGAAATCGATCCGATCGCGTGTCAGAACTGCGGCGCCTGTACCAGTTCCTGTCCGACGGGCGCGGTGAGCCTGCGCGAGCCCTCGAACGAGCGGATCGCTCGCGAGGTCGAGGCACTGCTCTCGACCGGCGCGGATCAGGGCGGCTGGCTCTCACGGGGTTCCTCGGGCATCGAGACCCCCATCGTCGCGTTCGTCTGCGGCGAGCGTGCCGACGACGCGCTGAGCGAGTACGGCCGGCGAGCCGCCGCGGGCGGGGGGATCGAGTACCCACCGATCCTCCCCGTGGGCGTGAACTGCGCGGATACGGTGGGAGAGTCACACGTCGCCCACGCGCTGGCCTGCGGCGCGGCGGGCGTCGCGATCCTCGGATGCGGGTGTGACTGTCGCCACTCGGGGGCCGATCCGAAGGAGGAACTGGTCGAGCGGCTCAACCGGGCAACGCGGGATCTGGGGCTGGGCGAGCGCGTTGGCTTCTTCGCGCCCGAGGCCGACGATCCCGAGGCGTTCGCCGATTCGCTCGCGGCGTTCGAGGAGTCCCTCGATCCCTCGCCCGTTCCGGAGGGCGAGCACCGCGCGGACGGCACCCTGCTCCACAGCGACCACGAGAACCCCGAGTTCTACAACCACGGCTGGACGCTCGAGAGCGTCCGCGCCGTTCTCGAACACGCGGATCCCGAACGCGAGGTGATCCGCGGGCTGAAGGACTTCGGCCGGATGGAGGTGAACGACGCCTGCACGCTCACACCGACGTGTTCGAACCTCTGTCCGACCGACGCCATCCGCCGGACGGAGTGGGGACTGGAGTTCAACCACGAGAAGTGCGTCAACTGCGGGCTCTGCGAGGAGGGCTGTCCCGAGAGCGCGATCACCATGCACGACGGGCTGGACCTCTCGCTGCTCCCGGAGAACCGCTCGGAGACCGATACGGAGAACGCGGACGGCGATCCCGCCTGGGTCCAGACGTTCGAAGGCGAGATGCTCGAGTGCGCCCGGTGTGGGGATCCGTTCACGAGCGAGCGTTCGGCCGCGAAGATCGAGGAGGAGGTCGGCGACCTCGTCGCGGGGCTGGCGCCGAACGCGGAGGAGAGCGTCTTCAACTACTGTCCGGACTGCCGGGCGTTCCTGGTCTACGACCGAGGCAACTGA
- a CDS encoding molybdopterin oxidoreductase family protein — MSAEPVTLDLDRRSFLKASALAGAVALGGAGAGQALAQDEEEEKPGTRPDAEMSKTICNYCAVGCGFRGVKEGNSFVAMEPWFENPINNGSLCSKGAGILETEHSDRRLKRPMRRIDGEWQSISWNEAYDIIEEKYAEILEEYSPESVMMMGSAHHANEEAYAFRKLAAFMGTNNCDHQARICHSPTVTGLANTWGYGAMTNTINDYRNFDLLLIIGQNPTESHPIAMQHILEGQARGGTIVSIDPRYTKTSAHADHYHRLRPGTDVALLMGLMRYLQQQNELDQEMLSGRVNGWPDVETELEHYDLETVADITWIDVEDLEAIGDLMIENKPNIQIEWAMGGTQHNNGTQNIRSYALTSLAAGSAARSGGGLQVMRGHANVQGATDLGVDATILPGYYSVSAPGSWVHWTNVWDQSPWTSGSTDFWDLYERFALMPNDMWQQMTEGDEAAAAGEAEEEEESEGEDDVAEDVEEAEDTGSGPEQDSPTEAGDQSGDPADQGGSGDVDNPDQDTTQQAERRIEDRSMMFQDGLTVARWYEAALQQEDRLHESNLYQPDPLKMTFIWGHSVNSITEMDKMKKAMEALELLVVVDVFPSIAGTLADADADNILLLPASSQYEHHRSVTNSHRSVQWSEPVSPPAHDSKPDLQIMQELAARFGFGQHFDWGSGEELYNGKSTYEAVLREINLGVRTVGYQQNPARLQRQKEYDGDFSTETLRADSEGTPVSGEFWGLPWPCWGDEHPGTPIIWRDDIHPAQGGHDFRANWGITAPSPQEWQQTNVDKEYPLTETVAQEGEAGLDMLRDAYQPDWYDGEIEGVPQYPGFTTVLPEDPSDASSMTLPMEYALRDDTSVYDCAAALNEQRGHQHDLQFYEQFDNPQPDPPTGRGRARGVAWNFIDTVPKHREPIESPRPDLAEQWPANGEQTNFFRLDQNNAVTQQEATQRAYDEGMNTILTTGRQVEHQGGGAETRNNELTADIQPHMYAEIHPDMAEELDITGGDDHVILTSQDKGSILVKAKVTYRPQGSDEVFCPYHWGGVRHGQEFTDNYPEGTKPLAIGESANFITSSGFDAETQMQETKAGMVRVEKATEERMEELNMEFIDYPQDEHGLGGSVEWDVRDYDMQATGDD; from the coding sequence ATGAGTGCCGAACCGGTCACGCTGGACCTCGATCGGCGATCGTTCCTCAAGGCCAGCGCGCTCGCGGGTGCGGTCGCGCTCGGCGGCGCTGGCGCGGGCCAGGCCCTCGCACAGGACGAGGAGGAGGAGAAGCCGGGGACGAGGCCCGACGCCGAGATGTCGAAGACGATCTGTAACTACTGTGCGGTCGGCTGTGGCTTCCGCGGCGTCAAGGAGGGCAATTCGTTCGTCGCGATGGAGCCGTGGTTCGAGAACCCGATCAACAACGGCTCGCTCTGCTCGAAGGGAGCGGGGATCCTCGAGACCGAACACTCCGACCGGCGCCTGAAACGCCCGATGCGTCGGATCGACGGCGAGTGGCAGTCGATCTCGTGGAACGAGGCCTACGACATCATCGAGGAGAAGTACGCCGAGATCCTCGAGGAGTACAGCCCCGAGAGCGTCATGATGATGGGCAGCGCCCACCACGCGAACGAGGAGGCCTACGCCTTCCGAAAGCTGGCGGCGTTCATGGGGACGAACAACTGCGACCACCAGGCGCGGATCTGTCACTCGCCCACCGTCACCGGACTGGCGAACACGTGGGGCTACGGGGCGATGACCAACACGATCAACGACTACCGGAACTTCGATCTCCTGCTCATCATCGGGCAGAACCCCACCGAGTCCCACCCGATCGCGATGCAGCACATCCTCGAGGGACAGGCCCGAGGGGGCACGATCGTCTCCATCGATCCCCGGTACACGAAAACCTCGGCACACGCGGACCACTACCACCGCCTCCGGCCGGGCACCGACGTGGCGCTGCTGATGGGGCTGATGCGCTACCTCCAGCAGCAGAACGAACTCGACCAGGAAATGCTCTCGGGCCGGGTCAACGGCTGGCCCGACGTCGAGACCGAACTCGAACACTACGACCTCGAAACGGTCGCCGACATCACCTGGATCGACGTCGAGGACCTCGAGGCGATCGGCGACCTGATGATCGAGAACAAGCCCAACATCCAGATCGAGTGGGCGATGGGCGGCACCCAGCACAACAACGGCACCCAGAACATCCGGTCGTACGCGCTGACCTCGCTGGCTGCGGGAAGCGCCGCTCGAAGCGGCGGCGGCCTGCAGGTGATGCGCGGACACGCGAACGTCCAGGGCGCAACCGACCTCGGGGTCGACGCCACGATCCTGCCGGGCTACTACTCGGTGTCGGCGCCCGGCTCGTGGGTCCACTGGACGAACGTCTGGGACCAGAGCCCGTGGACCAGCGGCTCGACGGACTTCTGGGACCTCTACGAGCGCTTCGCGCTGATGCCGAACGACATGTGGCAACAGATGACCGAGGGCGACGAGGCGGCCGCGGCGGGGGAGGCAGAGGAGGAGGAGGAGAGCGAGGGCGAGGACGACGTGGCCGAGGACGTCGAGGAGGCCGAGGACACCGGGTCGGGTCCCGAGCAGGACTCACCGACCGAGGCCGGCGACCAGTCGGGCGACCCCGCCGACCAGGGCGGCTCCGGCGACGTCGACAACCCCGATCAGGACACCACCCAGCAGGCCGAACGCCGGATCGAGGACCGTTCGATGATGTTCCAGGACGGGCTCACCGTCGCCCGCTGGTACGAGGCCGCCCTCCAGCAGGAGGATCGACTCCACGAGTCGAACCTCTACCAGCCCGACCCGCTGAAGATGACGTTCATCTGGGGCCACTCGGTCAACTCCATCACCGAGATGGACAAGATGAAGAAGGCGATGGAGGCGCTCGAGCTTCTCGTGGTGGTCGACGTGTTCCCCTCGATTGCGGGAACGCTCGCCGACGCCGACGCCGACAACATTCTGTTGCTCCCGGCGTCGAGCCAGTACGAGCACCACCGCTCGGTGACCAACTCGCATCGCTCGGTCCAGTGGAGCGAGCCCGTCTCGCCGCCGGCCCACGACTCCAAGCCGGACCTCCAGATCATGCAGGAGCTGGCCGCGCGCTTCGGGTTCGGACAGCACTTCGACTGGGGGAGCGGCGAGGAGCTGTACAACGGCAAGAGCACCTACGAGGCCGTTCTCCGGGAGATCAACCTCGGGGTGCGAACGGTCGGCTACCAGCAGAACCCCGCACGCCTCCAGCGACAGAAGGAGTACGACGGGGACTTCAGCACCGAGACGCTGCGGGCCGACAGCGAGGGAACGCCGGTCAGCGGCGAGTTCTGGGGGCTGCCGTGGCCCTGCTGGGGCGACGAGCACCCCGGCACGCCGATCATCTGGCGTGATGACATCCACCCCGCCCAGGGCGGCCACGACTTTCGGGCGAACTGGGGTATCACCGCTCCCAGTCCCCAGGAGTGGCAGCAGACGAACGTCGACAAGGAGTACCCGCTCACGGAGACGGTCGCCCAGGAGGGTGAGGCGGGCCTCGACATGCTCCGGGATGCCTATCAACCCGACTGGTACGACGGCGAGATCGAGGGCGTCCCCCAGTACCCGGGCTTCACGACGGTCCTTCCCGAGGATCCGTCTGACGCCTCGTCGATGACGCTCCCGATGGAGTACGCGCTCCGCGACGACACGTCGGTCTACGACTGTGCGGCCGCGTTGAACGAACAGCGCGGTCACCAGCACGATCTCCAGTTCTACGAGCAGTTCGACAACCCCCAGCCGGACCCGCCGACAGGACGCGGTCGGGCGCGGGGGGTCGCGTGGAACTTCATCGATACGGTGCCGAAACACCGCGAGCCGATCGAGAGCCCGCGGCCCGACCTGGCCGAGCAGTGGCCCGCGAACGGGGAGCAGACGAACTTCTTCCGTCTCGACCAGAACAACGCCGTCACCCAACAGGAGGCGACCCAGCGCGCCTACGACGAGGGGATGAACACGATCCTCACCACGGGTCGACAGGTCGAACACCAGGGCGGCGGCGCGGAGACCCGGAACAACGAACTCACCGCGGACATCCAGCCCCACATGTACGCCGAGATCCATCCCGACATGGCGGAGGAGCTCGATATCACCGGGGGCGACGACCACGTCATCCTCACCTCCCAGGACAAGGGCTCGATCCTGGTGAAGGCGAAGGTGACCTACCGGCCACAGGGTTCCGACGAGGTCTTCTGTCCGTATCACTGGGGCGGGGTCCGCCACGGCCAGGAGTTCACCGACAACTACCCCGAGGGGACCAAGCCGCTCGCGATCGGCGAGAGCGCGAACTTCATCACCTCGAGCGGGTTCGACGCCGAGACCCAGATGCAGGAGACCAAGGCGGGGATGGTTCGCGTCGAGAAGGCGACCGAGGAACGCATGGAGGAACTGAACATGGAGTTCATCGACTACCCACAGGACGAGCACGGCCTCGGCGGGTCTGTCGAGTGGGACGTCCGCGATTACGACATGCAAGCAACGGGGGACGACTGA
- a CDS encoding 4Fe-4S dicluster domain-containing protein, whose amino-acid sequence MSTNDPTEAKLSNGVMSVGDGTRIFPDVEACIDCGGCVVACKRTWDVPVDEQRIDITTMLEGHEADEGYNGKQVQAIEDGKNPGETSLPMQCYHCDNAPCVSVCPTNALQKRDDRFVEVVDDLCIGCQYCLSGCPFGAPQYPDSDDGVPSIVGSGGTMDKCTGCQERQEAGQGPACAEECATNAILVGSTGEIADELEKRGSGSFFNDTALEVIFGEEADMMKR is encoded by the coding sequence ATGTCAACGAACGACCCTACAGAAGCGAAACTCAGCAACGGCGTAATGAGCGTCGGCGACGGGACGCGGATCTTCCCCGACGTCGAGGCGTGTATCGACTGTGGCGGCTGCGTGGTCGCCTGTAAACGAACCTGGGACGTCCCCGTCGACGAACAGCGCATCGACATCACGACGATGCTCGAGGGCCACGAGGCCGACGAGGGGTACAACGGCAAGCAGGTCCAGGCGATCGAGGACGGGAAGAACCCCGGCGAGACCAGCCTCCCGATGCAGTGTTATCACTGCGATAACGCCCCCTGTGTGTCGGTCTGTCCGACCAACGCGCTGCAGAAACGTGACGACCGGTTCGTCGAGGTCGTCGACGACCTCTGCATCGGCTGTCAGTACTGTCTGTCGGGCTGTCCGTTCGGCGCGCCGCAGTATCCCGACTCCGACGACGGCGTCCCCTCGATCGTCGGCTCGGGCGGAACGATGGACAAGTGTACCGGCTGTCAAGAGCGCCAGGAGGCGGGTCAGGGGCCCGCTTGCGCCGAGGAGTGTGCGACCAACGCCATCCTCGTCGGTTCGACCGGTGAGATCGCCGACGAACTCGAGAAACGCGGCAGCGGCTCCTTCTTCAACGACACCGCCCTGGAGGTCATCTTCGGGGAAGAAGCGGACATGATGAAACGATGA